The following coding sequences are from one Rutidosis leptorrhynchoides isolate AG116_Rl617_1_P2 chromosome 11, CSIRO_AGI_Rlap_v1, whole genome shotgun sequence window:
- the LOC139875012 gene encoding TMV resistance protein N-like, with protein sequence MVIRTDVLEQSSSTNNHDEKYDVFLSFRGVDTRLGFTSHLHQALECDNLKTFLDKEDIPTGHFLKPKLENAIKSSSASVIVLSKNYASSTWCLDELVLILDRHKNFKQIVIPIFYHVEPTDVRKQKNSFGDAMAKHKKTMKKETNGRPETDFIKEIVKDTSKRIRVSVRTSLPLLIGKDDAIYFITSWLKDGSLHTVDILSIYGMGGIGKSTLAKYIYDSYCREFDTSSIVEDFCRKCVGNINGLPVRRFTGKQNIS encoded by the exons ATGGTTATTCGTACAGATGTTTTAGAACAATCTTCATCAACTAATAATCACGATGAAAAGTATGACGTATTTTTGAGCTTTCGAGGTGTTGATACTCGTCTTGGCTTTACCAGTCACCTCCACCAAGCCCTTGAGTGTGATAATCTCAAAACCTTTTTGGACAAAGAAGATATTCCTACTGGGCATTTTTTGAAACCGAAATTGGAGAATGCAATCAAATCATCATCAGCTTCTGTGATTGTGTTGTCTAAGAATTATGCCTCTTCGACATGGTGCCTTGATGAACTTGTATTGATTCTTGACCGCCATAAGAATTTTAAACAAATTGTTATCCCCATTTTCTATCATGTCGAACCCACCGATGTCAGGAAGCAAAAAAATAGCTTTGGAGATGCAATGGCAAAGCATAAAAAGACTATGAAGAAAGAAACAAAT GGCAG GCCCGAGACGGACTTTATCAAAGAAATTGTTAAGGATACTTCAAAAAGAATACGTGTATCCGTAAGGACTAGTCTACCACTACTTATTGGAAAGGATGATGCTATATATTTCATCACGTCATGGTTGAAAGATGGATCTTTGCATACTGTCGATATTCTTAGTATTTATGGTATGGGTGGGATTGGAAAGTCAACCTTAGCCAAATATATTTATGACTCATATTGTCGCGAGTTCGATACAAGCAGCATCGTTGAAGATTTTTGTAGGAAGTGTGTTGGAAATATTAATGGATT ACCAGTTAGACGCTTTACTGGGAAACAAAACATTTCATGA
- the LOC139877582 gene encoding TMV resistance protein N-like: protein MYPLEHLSDEASLELLCHHAFNCEELKDGYNEVSEEILKYCEGHPLALKVLGSNLYNRDLSYWEGCIKELKKGAEGPVSCVNNILKMSFESLESKNDKELFKYIACFYVGLDRGYAEIVLQACDINTSTGIENLTDRCLLRIGRNDCLMMHSLIQEMGRSAADFESENPGERSLLWRTHDSIEVLKKRQVLEILKLSAFTCMDHYLSWKQMHLVTWII, encoded by the exons ATGTACCCACTTGAACACTTATCTGACGAAGCATCACTAGAGCTTTTATGTCATCATGCATTCAACTGTGAAGAACTTAAAGATGGCTATAATGAGGTTTCAGAGGAGATTTTGAAGTATTGCGAAGGACATCCATTGGCTCTTAAAGTTCTGGGCAGTAATCTATATAATCGAGATCTTTCTTATTGGGAAGGCTGCATAAAAGAACTAAAAAAAGGAGCCGAGGGACCCGTTTCCTGTGTaaataatatcttgaaaatgagcttcGAATCTTTGGAGTCCAAAAACGACAAGGAATTGTTTAAGTATATTGCATGCTTTTATGTTGGGTTGGATAGAGGTTATGCAGAAATCGTACTACAGGCATGTGATATAAACACCAGCACTGGGATCGAAAATCTCACTGACAGATGCCTTCTTCGTATTGGAAGGAATGACTGCTTAATGATGCATTCATTAATTCAAGAGATGGGAAGAAGTGCTGCAGATTTCGAATCTGAGAATCCAGGGGAGCGTAGTCTATTATGGCGTACTCATGACTCAATCGAAGTGTTGAAAAAAAGACA GGTACTAGAAATATTAAAGCTCTCGGCATTCACCTGCATGGATCATTACTTGAGCTGGAAACAGATGCATTTAGTAACATGGATAATCTGA